From the genome of Eriocheir sinensis breed Jianghai 21 chromosome 55, ASM2467909v1, whole genome shotgun sequence:
ACTGGACTTTGGTTTTGGGGTTGggtgagagaatatatatatatatatatatatatatatatatatatatatatatatatatatatatatatatatatatatatatatatatattcacacgaCCTTTGTATTTCAAGAAAAACACAGGCATTAATGAAGACCCAGTGAGGGTTTTACCGGTGCTGGGGATCGAACCAGCGACCAACGAGATGGGAAAGCCACACCTTATCCAGTTGGCCAAAGTGGTACTCCACTTGTTAAGTGGCTTTAGGCAGCCTACTGCATCAGGCTGGTTAGTCACTACACATGCAAAgataaatatctataaaaaccTGTATTTGTCACACTATCTTCTTATTCAAAGCAGGTTAGGTAAGTAACAGGGCATGAAAGAATAGCTAACCAATTCAGGGAAGAAATGGCTGAGGGTCAAAAGTGCTACTGAGGGCACTGGTCAGCAACTGACAATGATACAATGAGGAAAAAACAAATGGGATATGCTGTCTCTCTCCCCCAAATTTTTGTTCCCTTTATTCATGCAAGCTATCCCTATACTCCTGAAGTGTACAGTACTCACATAAACAGGATCATAAACAAGGTATGCATAGCGCATTCGCATGTCTATAGCTTGGTTGACCAGCATATCCACGTACATCTTCTCCTCGTCTGTCTTCCCAATCATGTTGTTCTTCCGGCCAATGTAGTACATTATGGCAACAGACTGTGTGAGCTTGACGTTACCATCAATGTAGTATGGCAACTGAAATTGAACATCACAAAGTGACCACAAGAAAATATAATTATTTCCATGCCTTTACCCCTTCACTAATAACAGAACAGTGACACGTGTATACTGTTTTTaaatgattatttttttatgaagtCAATACTTTTATACTGTAAAACTCCTGCTAAACAGAAGATGTACTTGGTTGTCACTTTATGGTTGAAGATGACCTTGGAATATCACTGGGCTAAAGATATTAAACAAGATCTATAAAATACAATGAACATGAGAAGAAAGTGAATGCCACAGATAATTAGAATATGATTGACCTGAAACAATAACCAGTGACCAGGTTGTTCAGAAATGTATGGTAAGTGGAAAAAAGTCATCAGTTTAATTACATTTGCTCCTGACATATCTCAGAACCCAAGAGATCCAAGGTATCTTGCTGTAGTGTATAAGAAGAGTATTTCGTGTGTGATATAACCTAGATcactatacatatataaaatgacACCTAGCTACTTTAACTTTGGAAATGAAAATCTCTCCGAAATTCACTTTTGAATGTGTCAATATTTTCTGCACTGCAATAAACTTCTGCAAAGCTGCAGTGATTCATGATAATATACTTTCACTCACATTGGGAAAATCAAGTCCCAGGTTGAATTTGTCATCTGGCCATGATGGTTCGGAGTCAAAAATGTACAGCTTCTCTTCATACTTGGTGCCGGTGTACTCAAGGAGCGTCCGGATGTACTGGCCCAGCTGGGGGGAGGAAAAACTGGATTAGCCATACTCACTGATATTACTTAAATGCAAATCTGATGTACATTTTCCTATATTTCAATATATTGCCTTAAGTTAtcaatatttgttattattacttttgGCTAACATTATACTGCAACAATATCTTTATTATTCAACACCACCAGATTCTTTTAAGGAGCAGTACTTTTAAAAGTACTATTTTACATGTGCACCCGGAGCACAGCAAAAGACACCCATGTGCTTTAGGAAGTTCTTTGTGGTGATACAATACACTGCTGTATTCCTTTTCTGTCGGAAATTACTTGTtcgaaagatttttttttatataattgaaATGAGCAGTTGTCGCCATTAGGAAGTACCATATGACTAATAAGGTAATGGGATAATGCTTAGTTTggttagaatttttttttttgggggggtcgaggggggagcAGCCTCCCTGTTAAGTTAGGTTGGTTTTGATTAACCAATAAAGGATTATCTAGTGCCCCGCCGGTGGAAATATTGGTTTCAAAggggggtaaaaaaaataatgatgtgaCAAAAACGGTCAGCAGAATATTTCAAAACACACTGAAAACTTGAAAAATGTTacccttttctttgcttttatcCCCTGGCCTGCCTTGTGCTAGTAAAACCAATAACATCGAGCCTTACCACATGAGTAACTTGGTCTAGTAACATGGCCCCCAATAAAGACTTAGTCGTGCCAcatagggaagggaaatgtacaGTTGGGGGCTTACGCTAGGGCGAGTGTTGCATCagcgctcatctccgtctcttcgGCCCCTGAGCCCATGGCGGGTACAAGCTCATCACCCAGGGACACGGGGTGAGGCAATACCCTGGGTCATCACGGTTTACCCAGGCACTCATTTCTCGAGGCCCCCGAGGAAGCCCTCTGAGTCTGTTGTCTGACGTGTGTCTCTTCAACGGGTAACGGAACTATCTTCTTTACTTTTAGTTTTGGTGAGCTAGTATTGATATTATACTTGTAACCTTACATATTCAAGATAAACGGATTTCCCGGCCCAGATATCCCCCACAAGTGTCATTTCCCCAGACTTTATAATATACTCGTCACCAGTGTGTTTATTCACTGTTAAGGCGGGAGTGTTGAGGCGGGTggaggtgaagtgaagtgaatcATTTGTCTCAGGATGCAGAAGTGGTGGCCAGTGTGTGTCGTCATTTGTAGCCTATAACCTGCGTGACACCAAAGCGGGAGCGCTAGTCCCGCAGCTCTCGGTCACAAGAGTACGTAGGACCCAAAAAGAATGGTTCCTACCCAGGAAAAGGGACTTCGCCACTCTTGGTCGGCCCATAATTACGGTTACTAATTATAGTacgtaaaggtgggtgcatacgcgcATATCAGTAATGTCGCAAATAGGTCTTATTAATATAAAGCCTTctaattttctcggtggtggacagcttcaaggctgtttaattatcataatcagcgatcttgtaaattaacaaaacagctatttgcgacattaaTATGCGTAGGCTAGCGCACACAGTATCcatgaaatcggacacgccgtgtggctgcaggttgccgttgcgcgataatgtaCACTTCAGACTCGGATGAACCAACTATAGCAATATTTAAGAAACGGGGAAATGCAAAAAAtaggaaatttaaatatattttttcccacaaacaatcgtcacatgctcTATATGTTCTTCCTTTAAAGTTCCATATAGcgaatgtaatattataagatgctaaagatatatgtattatgatttaaattagaaatatgaaataagtataacacttgctgccggcagcgtacgatatgtttagcagcagtgtaaacaacctcccgcgctgtgattggagggacagaggaaggcaccgtgttgaggcagcggcgtgccagccggaggattgaagtggcaaaattttcaacactaccTTCCACTATTACTATATAATTGTGCGAGCATGACACCATGTCAGActtgtttgacttctcttttcttgcatgacgGAAATATTTATCCAAGAGGCCGTACggatgcattcctattaaccacgggatggagCGTTGTAGGCAGTTATatcgatgaatgctcttattttgccaacagtgttcatttacaacatgaataatgtacagcactcagaaTTTTTGGTGTAAACATGGTAGTGACCATTACAACTGTATTTTGGTAGGttggtacagaaaaatgtcaaTTCAGCCTCGCGCCGCAGTTCAGTGAGGGGGGCGTCTGTAAATCatttatcttaagaccagaagtcaaaatagctacaggtacttaaactaacaattaattaacagcaagttaaatcattcttaacctgctggagagcaaaataaagcctctgggagaaaaaatacgaaaccttccagctgtgttttgcctgtttgggccgctcaggagattataaagaaaatatcagacatAAAAACTGAactgatgccaagtttattaaaagaacatcagtaggctattcaggAAAtaaattaagactcactcacgtACTCAATCACTACGACGTTTgcgaataagtgcatcgaggattattatcgaggctaacattgCTATTGGTGACGGCCCTCGCAAAGCGCTGCACTATAcagcagtggagcggggcctgaaacctcatcaacggt
Proteins encoded in this window:
- the LOC126983966 gene encoding glutathione S-transferase Mu 2-like isoform X2; this encodes MLLDQVTHVLGQYIRTLLEYTGTKYEEKLYIFDSEPSWPDDKFNLGLDFPNLPYYIDGNVKLTQSVAIMYYIGRKNNMIGKTDEEKMYVDMLVNQAIDMRMRYAYLVYDPVYEEKKPKYLNEDLPKTLKMLSDYLGDKTWVLGDQITIPDFIFHEVLFVNLDLDESCLDNYKNLQAYIKRFEELPAIKKYQASPRFIKSPINAPFAKIGNK